The Grus americana isolate bGruAme1 chromosome 8, bGruAme1.mat, whole genome shotgun sequence genome includes a region encoding these proteins:
- the SRSF11 gene encoding serine/arginine-rich splicing factor 11 isoform X5: MSTVDPKLNHVAAGLVSPSLKSDTSSKEIEEAMKRVREAQSLISAAIEPDKKDEKRRHSRSRSRSRRRRTPSSSRHRRSRSRSRRRSHSKSRSRRRSKSPRRRRSHSRERSRRSRSTSKTRDKKKEEKEKKRSKTPPKSYSTTRRSRSTSRERRRRRSRSGTRSPKKPRSPKRKMSRSPSPRRHKKEKKKDKDKERSRDERERSTSKKKKSKDKEKDRERKSESDKDVKQVTRDYDEEEQGYDSEKEKKEEKKMADSSSPKAKESAADKGSGDSARESKVNGDDHHEEDMDMSD, translated from the exons ATGAGCACAGTGGATCCAAA GTTGAACCATGTAGCTGCAGGTCTTGTTTCACCAAGTCTGAAATCAGATACCTCCAGTAAAGAAATAGAAGAAGCTATGAAAAGAGTACGAGAAGCACAGTCGTTAATTTCTGCTGCTATAGAGCCAG acaaaaaagatgaaaaacgAAGGCATTCAAGGTCCAGGTCACGctcaaggaggaggaggacgccTTCTTCATCTAGACACAG ACGGTCAAGGAGCCGATCGAGGAGAAGGTCCCATTCAAAATCAAGAAGCAGGAGGCGATCTAAAAGTCCAAGGCGAAGAAGATCTCATtccagagagagaagcagaaggtcTAGGAGCACATCCAAAACCAG ggataaaaagaaggaagagaaagaaaagaaacgtTCTAAAACTCCCCCCAAAAGCTACAGCACAACTAGACGATCAAGAAGCACAAGCAG AGAAAGACGACGTAGAAGAAGCAGGAGTGGAACACGGTCACCTAAAAAGCCCAGGTCtcccaaaaggaaaatgtccCGGTCCCCATCTCCACGAAG gcataaaaaggaaaaaaagaaggataaggacaaggagagaagTAGAGATGAGAGGGAGCGGTctacaagcaagaaaaaaaaaagcaaagacaaagagAAGGATCGAGAACGAAAATCCGAGAGTGATAAAGATGTGAAA CAGGTCACAAGGGATTATGATGAAGAAGAACAAGGGTATGACAGcgagaaggagaaaaaggaagaaaagaaaatggcagaTTCTTCCTCCCCTAAAGCAAAGGAGTCTGCTGCCGATAAAGGAAGTGGAGATTCAGCAAGGGAATCCAAAGTAAATGGGGATGATCATCATGAAGAGGACATGGACATGAGTGACTGA